A portion of the Pseudomonas sp. GR 6-02 genome contains these proteins:
- a CDS encoding acyl-CoA dehydrogenase C-terminal domain-containing protein, producing MSDYKAPLRDMRFVLNEVFEVSRLWARLPGLAEVIDEETAAAILEEAGKISAEVVAPLNRSSDEQGCTWSNGIVIAPEGFVAAYQAFAAGGWVGVGGDPQFGGMGMPKAISAQVEEMVNSASLSFGLYPMLTAGACLSINAHASQELKERYLPNMYAGTWTGSMCLTEAHAGTDLGLIRTRAEPQADGSFKISGSKIFITGGEHDLTENIIHLVLARLPDAPAGPKGISLFLVPKVLVNADGSLGERNALSCGSIEHKMGIKASATCVMNFDGATGWIVDAPNKGLAAMFTMMNYERLGVGIQGLALGERSYQNAVAYARDRLQSRSPTGAQSKDKAADPIIVHPDVRRMLLTMKALNEGGRAFSSYVALQLDTARYSDDAPTRTRAQELVSLLTPVAKAFLTDMGLETTVHGQQIFGGHGYIREWGQEQLVRDVRITQIYEGTNGIQSLDLAGRKIVASGGALYRLFAAEVRHYTANACADLGEFTKPLNAAMDTLDELTAWLLDRAQSNPNEIGAASVEYLHVFGYTAYAYMWTRMAKTAMSTHSKDVFYASKLATARFYFARLLPRIHSLSASARAGSECLFELEAAQF from the coding sequence ATGTCTGATTACAAAGCTCCCTTGCGCGACATGCGCTTCGTACTCAACGAGGTCTTCGAGGTGTCCCGGCTCTGGGCCAGATTGCCTGGCCTGGCCGAGGTGATCGATGAAGAAACGGCTGCCGCGATCCTTGAAGAGGCCGGCAAGATCAGCGCCGAGGTGGTCGCGCCGCTGAACCGCAGCAGCGATGAGCAGGGCTGCACCTGGAGCAATGGCATCGTCATCGCTCCCGAAGGTTTTGTCGCGGCTTATCAAGCGTTCGCCGCAGGCGGTTGGGTGGGCGTCGGCGGTGACCCACAGTTCGGTGGCATGGGCATGCCCAAGGCCATTTCGGCTCAGGTCGAGGAGATGGTCAACTCGGCGAGTCTGTCGTTCGGCCTGTACCCGATGTTGACCGCCGGGGCGTGCCTGTCGATCAATGCCCATGCCAGCCAGGAACTCAAGGAGCGTTATCTGCCGAACATGTATGCCGGCACCTGGACCGGTTCCATGTGCCTGACCGAGGCGCATGCCGGCACCGACCTGGGCCTGATTCGCACCCGAGCCGAGCCTCAGGCCGACGGCAGTTTCAAGATCAGTGGCAGCAAGATTTTCATCACCGGCGGCGAGCACGACCTGACCGAAAACATCATTCACCTGGTGCTGGCCAGACTGCCGGATGCACCCGCCGGCCCCAAGGGCATTTCACTGTTCCTGGTGCCCAAGGTGCTGGTGAATGCCGATGGCTCGCTGGGTGAGCGTAACGCGCTGTCCTGCGGTTCAATCGAACACAAGATGGGCATCAAGGCGTCCGCGACCTGCGTGATGAACTTCGACGGGGCCACTGGCTGGATCGTCGATGCGCCGAACAAGGGGCTGGCGGCGATGTTCACCATGATGAACTACGAACGCCTGGGCGTGGGTATCCAGGGCCTGGCGTTGGGTGAGCGCTCGTACCAGAACGCCGTCGCATACGCCCGTGACCGTCTGCAAAGCCGTTCGCCGACGGGCGCGCAGAGCAAGGACAAGGCTGCCGATCCGATCATCGTGCATCCGGATGTACGGCGGATGCTGTTGACCATGAAGGCCTTGAACGAAGGCGGGCGGGCGTTTTCCAGCTACGTGGCCCTGCAACTGGATACCGCCAGGTACAGCGATGACGCGCCAACCCGCACCCGTGCCCAGGAACTGGTGTCGCTGCTGACACCTGTGGCCAAGGCGTTCCTCACCGACATGGGGCTGGAAACCACGGTGCACGGCCAGCAAATCTTCGGCGGCCACGGTTACATCCGCGAATGGGGCCAGGAGCAATTGGTTCGCGATGTGCGCATCACTCAGATCTACGAAGGCACCAACGGCATTCAGTCGCTGGACCTGGCCGGGCGCAAAATAGTCGCCAGCGGCGGGGCGCTCTACCGCTTGTTCGCCGCCGAAGTTCGCCACTACACCGCCAACGCCTGCGCTGACCTGGGTGAGTTCACCAAACCGTTGAACGCCGCGATGGACACCCTTGACGAACTGACCGCGTGGCTGCTGGATCGAGCCCAGAGCAACCCGAATGAAATCGGCGCGGCCTCGGTCGAGTACCTGCATGTGTTCGGCTACACCGCGTACGCCTACATGTGGACGCGAATGGCCAAGACTGCGATGAGTACGCACTCCAAGGACGTTTTCTATGCCAGTAAACTGGCCACCGCGCGCTTCTACTTCGCCCGCCTGCTGCCGCGCATCCACTCGCTGAGTGCATCGGCCAGGGCCGGTAGCGAATGCCTCTTTGAACTGGAAGCAGCGCAGTTCTGA
- a CDS encoding Ldh family oxidoreductase, with product MIRLTLIEARELAESILLHNGFNLAHAQAVAATVIAGERDGCASHGLYRILGCVNSLRAGKVSADAEPRVIDQAPSIVRMDAGGGFSQLAFQAGLPLLEEKTRANGIAALAINRCVHFSALWVEIEQLTAAGLVALACNPSHAWVAPAGGRVPVFGTNPIAFGWPRVGQDPFVFDFATSAIARGDIELHRRAGKAIPEGWGVDAEGRPSTDANVVLDSGAMLTFGGHKGSALAAMVELIAGPLIGDLTSAESLAYDAGSKSSPYHGELIIALDPRRFLGAATEEHLARAEVLFQGIEGQGARLPSQRRYAARAHSLVEGVQIPEALYNDLKALLT from the coding sequence ATGATTCGACTGACCCTGATCGAAGCCCGTGAATTGGCCGAATCGATCCTGTTGCACAACGGTTTTAACCTGGCCCATGCGCAAGCGGTGGCGGCGACGGTGATCGCTGGCGAGCGCGATGGCTGTGCGTCCCACGGTTTGTACCGGATTCTGGGCTGCGTGAATTCCCTGCGGGCCGGCAAGGTGTCGGCCGACGCCGAGCCACGGGTGATCGACCAGGCACCGTCGATTGTGCGGATGGATGCCGGGGGTGGTTTTTCGCAGTTGGCGTTCCAGGCGGGGCTGCCGTTACTGGAAGAGAAAACCCGGGCCAATGGGATTGCGGCGCTGGCGATCAATCGTTGTGTGCATTTCTCGGCGCTGTGGGTGGAGATCGAACAGTTGACCGCCGCCGGGCTGGTGGCGCTGGCGTGTAATCCGAGTCATGCCTGGGTGGCGCCGGCCGGGGGACGGGTGCCGGTGTTCGGCACCAATCCCATTGCCTTTGGCTGGCCACGCGTGGGGCAGGATCCGTTTGTGTTCGACTTCGCCACCAGTGCAATTGCCCGTGGCGATATCGAGTTGCATCGGCGTGCCGGCAAGGCGATTCCCGAGGGCTGGGGCGTGGACGCCGAGGGGCGGCCGAGCACCGATGCCAACGTGGTGCTCGATAGCGGCGCGATGCTGACGTTCGGTGGGCACAAGGGCTCGGCGCTGGCGGCGATGGTGGAGTTGATTGCCGGGCCTTTGATCGGTGACCTGACCAGTGCCGAGTCACTGGCTTACGACGCGGGCAGCAAGTCATCGCCCTACCATGGCGAGTTGATCATCGCGCTGGATCCGCGACGTTTTCTGGGAGCGGCCACTGAAGAGCACTTGGCCCGGGCCGAGGTGTTGTTTCAAGGGATTGAAGGGCAGGGCGCGCGCTTGCCGTCGCAACGGCGTTATGCGGCACGGGCGCACAGTTTGGTGGAGGGCGTGCAGATTCCCGAGGCGCTGTACAACGATCTGAAAGCACTGCTGACTTGA
- a CDS encoding aldehyde dehydrogenase (NADP(+)), translated as MPQIIGHNYIGGARSAAGNIAMQSHDASTGAALPYSFMQATAEEVHAAAQAAAAAYPAFRNLPATRRAEFLEAIAAQLDALDDEFVALVTRETALPTARIQGERSRTSGQMRLFAQVLRRGDFYGARIDRALPERQPLPRVDLRQYRIGIGPVAVFGASNFPLAFSTAGGDTAAALAAGCPVVFKAHSGHMATAEHVADAIIRAAEQTDMPKGVFNMIYGAGVGETLVKHPAIQAVGFTGSLKGGRALCDMAAARPQPIPVFAEMSSINPVLVLPEALRARGEKIAGELVASVVQGCGQFCTNPGLVIGIGSPQFSAFTARLSALMAEQPAQTMLNAGTLASYEKGVQALVDHPGISHLAGQDQHGNQARPQLFKADVSLLLKGDPLLQEEVFGPTTLVVEVADKAELQQALNSLHGQLTATLIGEEQDLKEHADLLVLLEQKVGRVLFNGYPTGVEVCDAMVHGGPYPATSDARGTSVGSLAIERFLRPVCYQNCPDALLPDALKNANPLGIARLVDGTSHREPA; from the coding sequence ATGCCCCAGATCATCGGCCACAACTACATCGGCGGTGCCCGCAGCGCCGCTGGCAACATCGCGATGCAGAGCCATGACGCCAGCACCGGCGCAGCGCTGCCCTATTCGTTCATGCAAGCCACCGCCGAGGAAGTGCACGCTGCTGCCCAAGCCGCCGCTGCCGCTTACCCTGCCTTTCGTAACTTGCCGGCGACACGCCGTGCAGAATTTCTCGAGGCCATCGCCGCGCAACTGGATGCCCTGGATGACGAATTCGTCGCCCTGGTCACCCGCGAAACCGCCCTGCCGACCGCACGCATCCAGGGCGAACGCAGCCGTACCAGCGGCCAGATGCGCCTGTTCGCCCAGGTGCTGCGCCGGGGCGATTTCTATGGGGCGCGTATCGACCGCGCGTTGCCCGAACGTCAGCCTCTGCCACGGGTCGACCTGCGCCAATACCGGATCGGCATCGGTCCGGTGGCCGTGTTCGGCGCCAGTAACTTCCCGCTGGCCTTTTCCACCGCTGGCGGTGATACCGCGGCTGCTCTGGCCGCCGGTTGCCCGGTGGTGTTCAAGGCCCACAGCGGACACATGGCGACCGCTGAACACGTGGCCGACGCAATCATCCGCGCCGCCGAGCAAACCGACATGCCTAAAGGCGTGTTCAACATGATCTACGGCGCGGGCGTCGGTGAAACGCTGGTCAAGCATCCGGCGATCCAGGCCGTCGGTTTCACCGGCTCGCTCAAAGGCGGTCGTGCCCTCTGTGACATGGCCGCCGCACGGCCACAACCGATTCCCGTATTCGCCGAAATGAGCAGCATCAACCCGGTGCTGGTATTGCCTGAAGCCCTGCGCGCACGGGGCGAAAAAATCGCCGGTGAACTGGTGGCGTCGGTGGTTCAGGGGTGCGGTCAGTTCTGTACCAATCCGGGGTTGGTAATCGGTATTGGCTCACCACAGTTCAGCGCGTTCACCGCTCGGCTCAGTGCCTTGATGGCCGAACAGCCGGCGCAAACCATGCTCAACGCCGGCACCCTCGCCAGCTACGAAAAAGGTGTGCAGGCGTTAGTCGACCATCCAGGGATAAGCCATCTGGCAGGCCAGGACCAGCACGGTAATCAAGCCCGGCCGCAACTGTTCAAGGCCGACGTCAGCCTGCTGCTCAAGGGTGATCCGCTGTTGCAGGAAGAAGTGTTCGGCCCGACCACCCTCGTCGTCGAAGTGGCCGATAAAGCCGAGTTACAACAAGCGCTGAACAGTTTGCACGGTCAACTCACCGCCACTTTGATTGGCGAAGAGCAGGACCTGAAGGAACACGCCGATCTGCTGGTGCTGCTGGAACAAAAGGTCGGCCGGGTACTGTTCAATGGCTACCCCACCGGCGTTGAAGTGTGCGATGCGATGGTGCATGGCGGTCCTTACCCGGCGACCTCCGACGCCCGTGGCACGTCGGTCGGCAGCCTGGCCATCGAGCGTTTCCTGCGCCCGGTGTGCTACCAGAACTGCCCGGATGCCTTGCTGCCCGACGCCCTGAAAAACGCCAACCCGCTGGGCATTGCCCGCCTGGTCGATGGCACCAGCCACCGCGAACCGGCCTGA
- the abaF gene encoding fosfomycin efflux MFS transporter AbaF has protein sequence MSNPHSTSSATTPSGLKRVVAAAMAGTVAEWYEFFLYGTASALVFGQLFFRQTDSPIDGIIAAFALYAVGFLARPLGGLVFGHYGDKFGRKRLLQLSLVVVGITTFLMGCLPGFDSIGYAAPVLLVLLRLIQGFAFGGEWGGAILLVSEHCPDNRRGFWASWPQAGVPAGNLVATVALLLLSSNLSEQQFLAWGWRVAFWFSAVVVLIGYWIRTSVDDAPIFKEAQARQAQTKQQQLGVVEVLRHHWRAVLVGIGARFAENILYYTVVTFSITYLKLVVHKDTSEILLLMFGAHLLHFFLIPLMGYLSDIVGRKPVYLIGAVLTAFWGFIGFPMMDTGNNWLIIGAITLGLAIESMTYAPYSALMAEMFPTHVRYTALSLCYQVAPIFAGSLAPLIAITLLNKYHSSTPIAWYLVGAALISIVAVGLTRETRGKSLHQVDAESAARIAALDNLEPAATRRLA, from the coding sequence ATGTCCAATCCTCACAGCACCTCCAGCGCAACCACACCCTCGGGACTCAAACGCGTAGTGGCCGCCGCCATGGCCGGCACTGTCGCCGAGTGGTATGAATTCTTTCTCTACGGCACCGCCTCGGCCTTGGTCTTCGGCCAACTGTTCTTCCGTCAGACCGACAGTCCGATCGACGGCATCATCGCCGCCTTCGCCCTGTACGCCGTCGGCTTCCTCGCCCGTCCGTTGGGCGGTCTGGTGTTCGGTCACTACGGTGACAAATTCGGCCGCAAGCGCCTGCTGCAACTGAGCCTGGTGGTGGTTGGCATCACCACGTTCCTGATGGGTTGCCTGCCCGGCTTCGACAGCATCGGCTATGCCGCGCCAGTGTTATTGGTGCTGCTGCGGCTGATTCAGGGCTTTGCCTTTGGGGGCGAATGGGGTGGCGCGATTCTGCTGGTGTCCGAACACTGCCCGGACAATCGCCGGGGCTTCTGGGCCAGTTGGCCGCAAGCCGGGGTGCCGGCCGGTAACCTGGTGGCGACCGTCGCCCTGCTGCTGTTGTCGTCAAACCTGTCGGAACAACAATTCCTCGCCTGGGGCTGGCGCGTGGCGTTCTGGTTCTCGGCGGTGGTGGTGCTGATCGGCTACTGGATTCGCACCAGCGTCGATGACGCGCCGATTTTCAAGGAGGCCCAGGCCCGGCAAGCGCAGACCAAGCAGCAACAACTGGGCGTGGTAGAAGTGCTGCGTCATCACTGGCGCGCGGTGCTGGTGGGGATCGGCGCGCGGTTTGCCGAGAACATCCTCTATTACACCGTGGTCACCTTTTCGATCACCTACCTGAAACTGGTGGTGCACAAGGACACCTCAGAGATTCTGTTGCTGATGTTCGGCGCGCACTTGCTGCACTTTTTCCTGATCCCGTTGATGGGCTATCTGTCGGATATCGTCGGGCGCAAACCGGTGTACCTGATCGGCGCGGTGCTCACTGCGTTCTGGGGCTTCATCGGCTTCCCGATGATGGACACCGGCAACAATTGGCTGATCATCGGCGCCATCACCCTGGGCCTGGCCATCGAGTCGATGACCTATGCGCCCTACTCGGCGCTGATGGCCGAAATGTTCCCGACCCACGTGCGCTACACCGCCCTTTCGCTGTGCTACCAGGTGGCGCCGATCTTCGCCGGATCCCTCGCGCCGCTGATCGCCATCACCCTGCTCAACAAGTACCACAGCTCGACACCGATCGCCTGGTACCTGGTGGGCGCTGCGCTGATCTCCATCGTGGCTGTCGGCCTGACCCGGGAAACCCGTGGCAAGTCATTGCACCAGGTGGATGCCGAATCCGCTGCGCGAATTGCTGCGCTGGATAACCTCGAACCGGCCGCCACACGCCGGTTGGCTTAA
- a CDS encoding dihydrodipicolinate synthase family protein → MSKRINWSGVFPAVTTQFNDDFSINLEKTHQVISNVIRDGVSGLVVCGSVGENTSLTAEEKIAVTEVAVDASRGRVPVICGVAEFTSVQAAKVANAVRRVGVDGVMLMPALVYGSKPFETAEHYRYVAKNADVPLMVYNNPPIYKNDVTPDILISLADCDNVVCFKDSSGDTRRFIDVRNEVGDRFVLFAGLDDVVLESIAVGAEGWVSGMSNVFPKEGETIFRLAKAGRFAEAMPIYEWLMPILHLDARADLVQCIKLCEAIAGRGSALTRPPRLALPQADREFVEQIMAKAMANRPELPDVGL, encoded by the coding sequence ATGAGCAAGCGCATTAACTGGAGTGGCGTCTTCCCCGCGGTGACCACTCAATTCAACGATGACTTCTCCATCAACCTGGAAAAAACCCACCAGGTGATTTCCAACGTGATCCGTGACGGCGTATCGGGCCTGGTGGTGTGTGGTTCGGTGGGGGAAAACACCTCATTGACCGCCGAAGAAAAAATCGCCGTGACCGAAGTTGCGGTCGACGCCTCTCGCGGCCGTGTGCCGGTGATTTGCGGTGTGGCTGAATTCACCAGCGTGCAAGCGGCCAAGGTGGCGAACGCGGTGCGCAGGGTCGGTGTCGACGGCGTGATGCTGATGCCGGCGCTGGTCTACGGTTCCAAGCCGTTCGAGACCGCCGAGCATTACCGCTACGTGGCGAAGAACGCCGACGTACCGTTGATGGTTTACAACAACCCGCCGATCTACAAAAACGACGTCACCCCGGACATCCTGATTTCCCTGGCCGACTGCGACAACGTGGTGTGCTTCAAGGATTCCTCCGGCGATACCCGCCGTTTCATCGACGTGCGCAATGAAGTCGGCGACCGTTTCGTGCTGTTCGCAGGTCTCGATGACGTGGTGCTGGAAAGCATCGCGGTGGGTGCCGAAGGCTGGGTCTCGGGCATGTCGAACGTATTCCCGAAAGAAGGCGAGACCATCTTCCGCCTGGCCAAGGCCGGTCGCTTCGCCGAAGCCATGCCGATCTACGAATGGCTGATGCCGATCCTGCACCTCGATGCCCGTGCCGACCTGGTGCAGTGCATCAAACTCTGCGAAGCCATCGCCGGTCGCGGCAGCGCCCTGACCCGTCCGCCACGCCTGGCACTGCCGCAAGCTGATCGGGAGTTCGTCGAACAGATCATGGCCAAGGCCATGGCCAACCGTCCGGAGTTGCCGGACGTCGGTCTCTGA
- a CDS encoding trans-3-hydroxy-L-proline dehydratase, with product MRSSKVIHVVSCHAEGEVGDVIVGGVAPPPGATVWEQSRWIAKDETLRNFVLNEPRGGVFRHVNLLVPAKDPRAQMAWIIMEPADTPPMSGSNSLCVATVLLDSGILPMTEPQTRLVLEAPGGLIEAVADCRDGKVERVEIKNVPSFADRLDAWIEVEGLGSLQVDTAYGGDSFVIADAKSLGFSIRPDEAAELVEVGLKITRAANEQLGFVHPLNPEWSHISFCQIAAPIVVENGIATGANAVVIQPGKIDRSPTGTGCSARMAVLQAKGLMQVGERFIGRSILGSEFHCRIDSMTEVAGRPAIYPCISGRAWITGTHQLLLDPSDPWPQGYRLSDTWPGA from the coding sequence ATGCGTTCATCGAAAGTCATTCATGTGGTCAGTTGCCACGCCGAAGGCGAAGTCGGCGATGTGATCGTCGGCGGTGTCGCCCCACCGCCCGGCGCCACCGTGTGGGAGCAATCGCGCTGGATCGCCAAGGATGAAACCCTGCGCAATTTCGTCCTCAACGAACCCCGTGGTGGCGTGTTCCGCCACGTCAACCTGCTGGTGCCGGCCAAGGACCCTCGGGCGCAAATGGCCTGGATCATCATGGAACCGGCCGACACGCCACCGATGTCCGGCTCCAACTCGCTGTGCGTCGCCACGGTGCTGCTCGACAGCGGCATCCTGCCGATGACCGAACCGCAAACCCGGCTGGTGCTCGAAGCGCCCGGCGGCTTGATCGAGGCCGTGGCCGATTGCCGCGACGGCAAGGTCGAACGGGTGGAAATCAAGAACGTGCCCTCCTTCGCTGATCGCCTCGACGCCTGGATCGAAGTCGAAGGCCTCGGCTCGTTACAGGTCGACACCGCGTACGGTGGCGACAGTTTTGTCATCGCCGACGCCAAAAGCCTGGGCTTTTCCATCCGCCCTGACGAGGCGGCCGAGCTGGTCGAGGTCGGGTTGAAAATCACCCGCGCGGCCAATGAACAACTGGGCTTCGTCCATCCGCTGAACCCCGAGTGGTCGCATATTTCCTTCTGCCAGATTGCCGCGCCCATCGTGGTTGAAAATGGCATCGCCACCGGGGCCAACGCCGTGGTGATTCAACCCGGCAAGATCGACCGCTCGCCCACCGGCACTGGTTGTTCGGCGCGTATGGCAGTGTTGCAGGCCAAGGGATTGATGCAGGTTGGCGAGCGCTTTATCGGCCGTTCGATCCTCGGTTCCGAATTCCATTGCCGCATCGATTCGATGACCGAAGTGGCCGGCCGCCCGGCGATCTACCCGTGCATTTCCGGCCGGGCCTGGATCACCGGCACCCACCAATTGCTGCTCGACCCCAGCGATCCCTGGCCACAGGGCTATCGCCTGTCAGACACCTGGCCCGGCGCCTGA
- a CDS encoding amino acid ABC transporter ATP-binding protein, with protein MIEIDNVHKSFGDLAVVKGVSLTVDKGEVVSIIGGSGSGKSTLLMCINGLEPIQKGNIRVDGVEVHHSATDLNRLRQKIGIVFQQWNAFPHLTVLENVMLAPRKVLGKSKCDAEALAVQQLTHVGLGDKLKTFPGKLSGGQQQRMAIARALAMSPDYMLFDEATSALDPQLVGEVLDTMRMLAEDGMTMVLVTHEIRFARDVSDRVAFFRNGLVHEIGSPDQVIGNPIHAETAAFLKSVK; from the coding sequence ATGATTGAGATCGACAACGTACATAAATCCTTCGGCGATCTGGCCGTGGTCAAGGGTGTCAGCCTGACGGTGGACAAGGGCGAAGTGGTGTCGATCATCGGCGGCTCGGGCTCCGGCAAATCGACCCTGCTGATGTGCATCAACGGCCTGGAGCCGATCCAGAAAGGCAACATCCGCGTCGATGGCGTCGAGGTTCATCACAGCGCCACCGACCTCAACCGCCTGCGGCAGAAAATCGGCATCGTGTTCCAACAATGGAATGCCTTCCCGCACCTGACCGTGCTGGAAAACGTGATGTTGGCGCCGCGCAAGGTTTTGGGCAAAAGCAAGTGCGACGCCGAGGCGCTGGCGGTGCAGCAACTGACCCACGTGGGCCTTGGCGACAAGCTCAAGACCTTCCCCGGCAAGTTGTCCGGAGGCCAGCAGCAACGCATGGCCATCGCCCGCGCCCTGGCCATGTCGCCGGACTACATGCTGTTCGACGAAGCCACCTCGGCCCTCGATCCGCAATTGGTCGGCGAGGTGCTGGACACCATGCGCATGCTCGCCGAAGACGGCATGACCATGGTGCTGGTGACCCACGAAATCCGCTTTGCCCGCGATGTGTCCGACCGTGTGGCGTTCTTTCGCAATGGCCTGGTGCACGAGATCGGCTCGCCGGATCAGGTGATTGGCAATCCGATACATGCGGAAACGGCGGCGTTTCTCAAATCAGTGAAATAA
- a CDS encoding amino acid ABC transporter permease: MFSTSFSWNDLLFLLDGAWVTLQLTFWSIILGSFAGLLFGLLRALLPRASLPLAWVLDVFRSVPLLIQFVLFNSLKSIVGLNISAFSVGCIVLGVYTAAYFTEIVRSGVLSVPFTLRRASRSLGLSFLQDLRWIVLPMATRVAFPGWLNLVLGVMKDTALVMWIGIVELLRASQTIVTRIQEPLLVLCVAGLIYYVMSLVVARLGARLERRWQEND, encoded by the coding sequence ATGTTTTCCACCAGTTTTTCCTGGAATGACCTGCTGTTCCTGCTCGACGGCGCCTGGGTCACCCTGCAACTGACGTTCTGGTCGATCATCCTCGGCTCCTTCGCCGGGCTGTTGTTTGGCCTGTTGCGAGCGCTGTTGCCACGCGCCAGCCTGCCCCTGGCCTGGGTGCTGGACGTGTTTCGCAGCGTGCCGCTGTTGATCCAGTTCGTGCTGTTCAACTCGCTCAAAAGCATCGTCGGCTTGAACATCAGTGCCTTCAGCGTCGGCTGCATTGTGCTGGGGGTCTACACCGCCGCGTACTTCACCGAGATCGTGCGCAGCGGCGTGCTGTCGGTGCCGTTCACCCTGCGGCGGGCCAGTCGTTCGCTGGGCCTGAGCTTTTTGCAGGACCTGCGCTGGATCGTCCTGCCAATGGCCACCCGCGTGGCCTTCCCCGGCTGGCTGAACCTGGTGCTCGGTGTGATGAAAGACACCGCGCTGGTGATGTGGATCGGCATCGTCGAACTGCTGCGCGCCTCGCAAACCATCGTCACCCGCATTCAGGAACCGTTGCTGGTGCTGTGCGTCGCGGGCCTTATCTATTACGTCATGAGCCTGGTGGTTGCACGCCTGGGCGCTCGTCTGGAAAGAAGGTGGCAAGAAAATGATTGA
- a CDS encoding amino acid ABC transporter permease, which translates to MFDYTFQWRATLRALPDMLAGAWVTFETAALSMIFGVLIALALTVMRESKTPLLRGIGNGWVSIARNTPSLFQIYVLYFGLGSLGLHVSSWFALLAGITFNNAGYLAENFRGGLKAVPDTQVRAARSLGMSAFQAYRMIIVPQLLRIVFYPLTNQMVWAVLMTSLGVIVGLNNDLTGVTQDYNVKTFRTFEYFAIAAALYYLIAKAIVASARLMAWRLFRY; encoded by the coding sequence ATGTTTGATTACACCTTCCAATGGCGCGCCACCCTGCGCGCCCTGCCGGACATGCTCGCTGGCGCCTGGGTCACTTTCGAGACCGCCGCGTTGTCGATGATCTTCGGCGTGCTGATCGCCCTGGCCCTGACGGTGATGCGCGAAAGCAAAACCCCGCTGCTGCGCGGTATCGGCAACGGCTGGGTATCGATCGCGCGCAACACCCCGTCGCTGTTCCAGATCTACGTCCTCTACTTCGGCCTCGGCTCGCTGGGCTTGCACGTCAGCTCATGGTTCGCCCTGCTCGCCGGGATCACCTTCAACAATGCCGGGTATCTGGCGGAGAACTTTCGCGGCGGCCTCAAGGCCGTACCCGACACGCAAGTGCGCGCCGCGCGTTCGCTGGGCATGAGTGCCTTCCAGGCCTACCGCATGATCATCGTCCCGCAGCTGTTGCGGATCGTCTTCTACCCGCTGACCAATCAGATGGTCTGGGCGGTGCTGATGACGTCGCTGGGGGTGATCGTCGGGCTGAACAATGACCTGACCGGGGTGACCCAGGACTACAACGTCAAAACGTTCCGCACCTTCGAATACTTCGCCATCGCCGCGGCGCTCTATTACCTGATTGCCAAGGCGATCGTCGCGTCAGCCCGGCTGATGGCCTGGCGGTTGTTCCGTTACTGA